A single genomic interval of Camelina sativa cultivar DH55 chromosome 11, Cs, whole genome shotgun sequence harbors:
- the LOC104725592 gene encoding putative polyol transporter 2 isoform X1 — MSSSGEERGVVVAEPEPPRGNRSRFAFACAILASMTSIILGYDIGVMSGAAIFIKDDLKLSDVQLEILMGILNIYSIIGSGAAGRTSDWIGRRYTIVLAGAFFFCGALLMGFATNYPFIMVGRFVAGIGVGYAMMIAPVYTAEVAPASSRGFLSSFPEIFINIGILLGYVSNYFFSKLPEHLGWRFMLGIGAIPSVFLTIGVLAMPESPRWLVLQGRIGDAFKVLDKTSNTKEEAISRLNDIKHAAGIPDDMTDDVVVVPKKKTAGKGVWKDLLVRPTPAVRHILIACFGIHLAQQASGIDAVVLYSPTIFSKAGLRSKNDQLLATVAVGVVKTLFIVVGTCVVDRFGRRALLLTSMGGMFISLTALGTSLTVINRNPGQTIKWAIGLSWAIGLSVTTVMSFVATFSIGAGPVTWVYCSEIFPVRLRAQGASLGVMLNRLMSGIIGMTFLSLSKGLTIGGAFLLFAGVAAAAWIFFFTFLPETRGVALEEIESLFGSYSANKKNNVTSKGKEVVDEL, encoded by the exons ATGAGTTCCTCAGGAGAAGAACGAGGTGTTGTTGTTGCGGAGCCCGAGCCACCAAGAGGGAATAGAAGCCGATTTGCTTTTGCTTGTGCAATCTTAGCATCAATGACGTCTATAATCCTTGGTTACG ATATAGGAGTGATGAGTGGAGctgcaattttcataaaagaCGATTTGAAACTGTCGGATGTACAACTTGAGATTCTTATGGGGATTCTGAATATCTATTCTATAATCGGTTCAGGCGCGGCCGGTAGAACTTCCGATTGGATTGGAAGAAGATATACCATAGTGTTGGCAGGAGCCTTCTTCTTTTGTGGTGCTCTTCTCATGGGCTTTGCCACAAACTATCCTTTCATTATGGTGGGTCGTTTCGTAGCTGGTATCGGTGTCGGTTATGCTATGATGATTGCGCCTGTTTACACCGCTGAAGTCGCTCCTGCCTCCTCACGTGGTTTTCTTAGCTCTTTCCCTGAG ATATTTATCAACATTGGTATACTTTTAGGATATGTGTCCAACTACTTCTTCTCCAAGCTTCCCGAGCATCTCGGTTGGAGGTTCATGTTAGGGATTGGAGCGATTCCCTCGGTATTCCTAACCATTGGAGTGTTGGCAATGCCGGAGTCTCCACGGTGGCTAGTCCTCCAAGGTCGCATTGGAGATGCTTTTAAAGTTCTTGATAAAACCTCAAACACTAAAGAAGAAGCCATCTCTAGGCTCAATGACATCAAACATGCAGCTGGAATCCCTGATGATATGACAGATGATGTTGTAGTCGTGCCGAAAAAGAAGACTGCCGGTAAAGGCGTGTGGAAGGACCTTCTTGTTCGACCAACCCCGGCTGTTCGACACATCCTCATAGCATGCTTTGGCATCCACTTAGCCCAGCAAGCCTCTGGAATCGATGCGGTCGTGCTTTACTCTCCGACCATCTTCTCAAAGGCTGGACTGAGATCCAAGAATGACCAGCTTTTGGCTACGGTGGCAGTCGGAGTTGTCAAGACCCTCTTCATCGTGGTAGGGACTTGTGTGGTTGATCGGTTTGGACGTCGTGCCTTGTTGCTTACGAGTATGGGCGGAATGTTTATTTCCTTGACAGCACTTGGAACTAGTCTCACAGTAATCAACAGGAACCCCGGACAAACTATCAAGTGGGCTATAGGGCTTAGT TGGGCTATAGGGCTTAGCGTTACAACGGTGATGTCTTTTGTGGCAACATTCTCAATAGGCGCAGGCCCCGTGACGTGGGTTTACTGCTCAGAGATATTCCCCGTGAGGCTAAGAGCTCAAGGTGCAAGTTTGGGAGTGATGTTGAATAGACTTATGAGTGGTATTATCGGAATGACATTCCTGTCTCTTTCTAAGGGTCTCACAATTGGTGGTGCGTTTCTTCTCTTTGCCGGAGTTGCGGCCGCCGcatggatcttcttcttcactttccttCCGGAGACACGAGGTGTGGCTTTAGAAGAAATAGAGAGTCTCTTCGGAAGCTACAgtgcaaacaaaaagaacaatgttACGAGCAAGGGTAAAGAAGTTGTTGATGAACTATGA
- the LOC104725592 gene encoding putative polyol transporter 2 isoform X2 — MSSSGEERGVVVAEPEPPRGNRSRFAFACAILASMTSIILGYDIGVMSGAAIFIKDDLKLSDVQLEILMGILNIYSIIGSGAAGRTSDWIGRRYTIVLAGAFFFCGALLMGFATNYPFIMVGRFVAGIGVGYAMMIAPVYTAEVAPASSRGFLSSFPEIFINIGILLGYVSNYFFSKLPEHLGWRFMLGIGAIPSVFLTIGVLAMPESPRWLVLQGRIGDAFKVLDKTSNTKEEAISRLNDIKHAAGIPDDMTDDVVVVPKKKTAGKGVWKDLLVRPTPAVRHILIACFGIHLAQQASGIDAVVLYSPTIFSKAGLRSKNDQLLATVAVGVVKTLFIVVGTCVVDRFGRRALLLTSMGGMFISLTALGTSLTVINRNPGQTIKWAIGLRLSVTTVMSFVATFSIGAGPVTWVYCSEIFPVRLRAQGASLGVMLNRLMSGIIGMTFLSLSKGLTIGGAFLLFAGVAAAAWIFFFTFLPETRGVALEEIESLFGSYSANKKNNVTSKGKEVVDEL, encoded by the exons ATGAGTTCCTCAGGAGAAGAACGAGGTGTTGTTGTTGCGGAGCCCGAGCCACCAAGAGGGAATAGAAGCCGATTTGCTTTTGCTTGTGCAATCTTAGCATCAATGACGTCTATAATCCTTGGTTACG ATATAGGAGTGATGAGTGGAGctgcaattttcataaaagaCGATTTGAAACTGTCGGATGTACAACTTGAGATTCTTATGGGGATTCTGAATATCTATTCTATAATCGGTTCAGGCGCGGCCGGTAGAACTTCCGATTGGATTGGAAGAAGATATACCATAGTGTTGGCAGGAGCCTTCTTCTTTTGTGGTGCTCTTCTCATGGGCTTTGCCACAAACTATCCTTTCATTATGGTGGGTCGTTTCGTAGCTGGTATCGGTGTCGGTTATGCTATGATGATTGCGCCTGTTTACACCGCTGAAGTCGCTCCTGCCTCCTCACGTGGTTTTCTTAGCTCTTTCCCTGAG ATATTTATCAACATTGGTATACTTTTAGGATATGTGTCCAACTACTTCTTCTCCAAGCTTCCCGAGCATCTCGGTTGGAGGTTCATGTTAGGGATTGGAGCGATTCCCTCGGTATTCCTAACCATTGGAGTGTTGGCAATGCCGGAGTCTCCACGGTGGCTAGTCCTCCAAGGTCGCATTGGAGATGCTTTTAAAGTTCTTGATAAAACCTCAAACACTAAAGAAGAAGCCATCTCTAGGCTCAATGACATCAAACATGCAGCTGGAATCCCTGATGATATGACAGATGATGTTGTAGTCGTGCCGAAAAAGAAGACTGCCGGTAAAGGCGTGTGGAAGGACCTTCTTGTTCGACCAACCCCGGCTGTTCGACACATCCTCATAGCATGCTTTGGCATCCACTTAGCCCAGCAAGCCTCTGGAATCGATGCGGTCGTGCTTTACTCTCCGACCATCTTCTCAAAGGCTGGACTGAGATCCAAGAATGACCAGCTTTTGGCTACGGTGGCAGTCGGAGTTGTCAAGACCCTCTTCATCGTGGTAGGGACTTGTGTGGTTGATCGGTTTGGACGTCGTGCCTTGTTGCTTACGAGTATGGGCGGAATGTTTATTTCCTTGACAGCACTTGGAACTAGTCTCACAGTAATCAACAGGAACCCCGGACAAACTATCAAGTGGGCTATAGGGCTTA GGCTTAGCGTTACAACGGTGATGTCTTTTGTGGCAACATTCTCAATAGGCGCAGGCCCCGTGACGTGGGTTTACTGCTCAGAGATATTCCCCGTGAGGCTAAGAGCTCAAGGTGCAAGTTTGGGAGTGATGTTGAATAGACTTATGAGTGGTATTATCGGAATGACATTCCTGTCTCTTTCTAAGGGTCTCACAATTGGTGGTGCGTTTCTTCTCTTTGCCGGAGTTGCGGCCGCCGcatggatcttcttcttcactttccttCCGGAGACACGAGGTGTGGCTTTAGAAGAAATAGAGAGTCTCTTCGGAAGCTACAgtgcaaacaaaaagaacaatgttACGAGCAAGGGTAAAGAAGTTGTTGATGAACTATGA
- the LOC104725592 gene encoding putative polyol transporter 2 isoform X3 gives MSSSGEERGVVVAEPEPPRGNRSRFAFACAILASMTSIILGYDIGVMSGAAIFIKDDLKLSDVQLEILMGILNIYSIIGSGAAGRTSDWIGRRYTIVLAGAFFFCGALLMGFATNYPFIMVGRFVAGIGVGYAMMIAPVYTAEVAPASSRGFLSSFPEIFINIGILLGYVSNYFFSKLPEHLGWRFMLGIGAIPSVFLTIGVLAMPESPRWLVLQGRIGDAFKVLDKTSNTKEEAISRLNDIKHAAGIPDDMTDDVVVVPKKKTAGKGVWKDLLVRPTPAVRHILIACFGIHLAQQASGIDAVVLYSPTIFSKAGLRSKNDQLLATVAVGVVKTLFIVVGTCVVDRFGRRALLLTSMGGMFISLTALGTSLTVINRNPGQTMWAIGLSVTTVMSFVATFSIGAGPVTWVYCSEIFPVRLRAQGASLGVMLNRLMSGIIGMTFLSLSKGLTIGGAFLLFAGVAAAAWIFFFTFLPETRGVALEEIESLFGSYSANKKNNVTSKGKEVVDEL, from the exons ATGAGTTCCTCAGGAGAAGAACGAGGTGTTGTTGTTGCGGAGCCCGAGCCACCAAGAGGGAATAGAAGCCGATTTGCTTTTGCTTGTGCAATCTTAGCATCAATGACGTCTATAATCCTTGGTTACG ATATAGGAGTGATGAGTGGAGctgcaattttcataaaagaCGATTTGAAACTGTCGGATGTACAACTTGAGATTCTTATGGGGATTCTGAATATCTATTCTATAATCGGTTCAGGCGCGGCCGGTAGAACTTCCGATTGGATTGGAAGAAGATATACCATAGTGTTGGCAGGAGCCTTCTTCTTTTGTGGTGCTCTTCTCATGGGCTTTGCCACAAACTATCCTTTCATTATGGTGGGTCGTTTCGTAGCTGGTATCGGTGTCGGTTATGCTATGATGATTGCGCCTGTTTACACCGCTGAAGTCGCTCCTGCCTCCTCACGTGGTTTTCTTAGCTCTTTCCCTGAG ATATTTATCAACATTGGTATACTTTTAGGATATGTGTCCAACTACTTCTTCTCCAAGCTTCCCGAGCATCTCGGTTGGAGGTTCATGTTAGGGATTGGAGCGATTCCCTCGGTATTCCTAACCATTGGAGTGTTGGCAATGCCGGAGTCTCCACGGTGGCTAGTCCTCCAAGGTCGCATTGGAGATGCTTTTAAAGTTCTTGATAAAACCTCAAACACTAAAGAAGAAGCCATCTCTAGGCTCAATGACATCAAACATGCAGCTGGAATCCCTGATGATATGACAGATGATGTTGTAGTCGTGCCGAAAAAGAAGACTGCCGGTAAAGGCGTGTGGAAGGACCTTCTTGTTCGACCAACCCCGGCTGTTCGACACATCCTCATAGCATGCTTTGGCATCCACTTAGCCCAGCAAGCCTCTGGAATCGATGCGGTCGTGCTTTACTCTCCGACCATCTTCTCAAAGGCTGGACTGAGATCCAAGAATGACCAGCTTTTGGCTACGGTGGCAGTCGGAGTTGTCAAGACCCTCTTCATCGTGGTAGGGACTTGTGTGGTTGATCGGTTTGGACGTCGTGCCTTGTTGCTTACGAGTATGGGCGGAATGTTTATTTCCTTGACAGCACTTGGAACTAGTCTCACAGTAATCAACAGGAACCCCGGACAAACTAT GTGGGCTATAGGGCTTAGCGTTACAACGGTGATGTCTTTTGTGGCAACATTCTCAATAGGCGCAGGCCCCGTGACGTGGGTTTACTGCTCAGAGATATTCCCCGTGAGGCTAAGAGCTCAAGGTGCAAGTTTGGGAGTGATGTTGAATAGACTTATGAGTGGTATTATCGGAATGACATTCCTGTCTCTTTCTAAGGGTCTCACAATTGGTGGTGCGTTTCTTCTCTTTGCCGGAGTTGCGGCCGCCGcatggatcttcttcttcactttccttCCGGAGACACGAGGTGTGGCTTTAGAAGAAATAGAGAGTCTCTTCGGAAGCTACAgtgcaaacaaaaagaacaatgttACGAGCAAGGGTAAAGAAGTTGTTGATGAACTATGA
- the LOC104725591 gene encoding GDSL esterase/lipase At4g10955-like yields the protein MANRVAMEEDVTESVTLMVDSVASSPMTPKTVVMKDDDDAHHPYAFHVSGPRNVASPNWRDLINSSWKDPNYKRTVMACFIQAAYLLELDRQENRNEQNALAPKWWIPFKYKLSHTLIDQRDGSIFGAVLEWDRAAAMADLVVIRPSGAPKAVLALRGTILKSLTMRRDIEDDLRFLAWESLKGSVRFNVALEALQSVAKRYGSSNVCIVGHSLGAGFALQVGKALAKEGLFVDAHLFNPPSISLAMSLRNIGEKASVAWKRLMSIIPPRNEPLIPSGNQGQVSPNNVSSGFRNWVPSFYGQSQKSTVDLRKWVPHLYVNDSDYICCHYTDQDGVTEKREVNNNKENNGPVVNSNCQAAAKLFVMSKGKQKFHEAHGLEQWWSDNLELQSAIHSSRLISQQLKSLYSIK from the exons ATGGCGAATCGTGTGGCGATGGAAGAAGACGTTACTGAATCTGTAACTTTGATGGTGGATTCAGTTGCTTCTTCGCCGATGACTCCGAAGACGGTGGTGATGAAGGACGATGATGATGCTCATCATCCTTACGCGTTTCATGTTTCCGGACCCAGGAATGTTGCTTCTCCTAACTGGAGAGATCTCATCAACTCTAGTTG GAAGGATCCTAACTACAAGAGAACAGTAATGGCATGCTTTATTCAAGCAGCTTACTTGCTTGAACTCGACAGACAAGAGAATCGAAACGAGCAAAACGCTCTCGCCCCGAAATGGTGGATTCCATTCAAGTACAAGTTATCGCATACGCTGATTGACCAGAGAGATGGTTCCATATTTGGTGCTGTTCTTGAATGGGACAGAGCAGCTGCAATGGCAGATTTAGTTGTCATCAGACCCAGCGGGGCACCGAAAGCAGTACTGGCGCTGCGAGGAACGATACTAAAGAGTCTTACAATGAGACGTGACATTGAAGATGATCTCCGGTTTTTAGCTTGGGAGAGCCTTAAAGGTTCTGTGAGGTTTAACGTCGCTCTGGAGGCGTTGCAGTCAGTAGCAAAGAGGTACGGAAGCAGTAATGTATGTATAGTGGGTCATTCGTTAGGAGCTGGTTTTGCATTACAAGTTGGTAAAGCTTTGGCTAAAGAAGGGCTATTTGTGGATGCTCATTTGTTCAATCCACCTTCTATATCTCTAGCTATGAGCTTACGAAATATTGGTGAAAAAGCTAGTGTTGCTTGGAAAAGACTCATGTCAATTATTCCTCCTAGAAACGAGCCTCTGATACCAAGTGGGAACCAAGGACAGGTTTCTCCTAACAATGTTTCTTCAGGGTTCAGGAACTGGGTACCGAGTTTCTACGGGCAGAGTCAGAAATCTACTGTGGATTTAAGAAAATGGGTGCCTCATTTATATGTGAATGATAGTGACTATATCTGCTGCCACTACACTGACCAAGATGGAGTAACAGAGAAGAGGGAAGTgaacaacaacaaagagaaCAATGGTCCTGTTGTAAACTCTAATTGTCAGGCAGCAGCGAAGCTTTTTGTGATGTCGAAAGGGAAACAGAAGTTTCATGAGGCGCACGGGCTAGAACAATGGTGGTCGGATAATCTAGAGCTTCAATCAGCTATTCACAGCAGCAGATTGATCAGTCAGCAACTTAAGTCCTTATATAGTATCAAGTAA
- the LOC104728775 gene encoding uncharacterized protein LOC104728775 has translation MTVPNSDEGDRSLTEVITSLLDSIPKLISFKCKWSSIRAKLADLKTQLSDFSDFAGSSSNKLVQDLLVSVRETLSDAVSIAARCEGPDLAEGKLKTQSEVDSVMARLDRHVKDAEVLIKSGLLQDNGVVVVVSGFSISSKKEAVRLEARNLVIRLQIGGVESKNSAIDSLLELLHEDDKNVMICVAQGVVPVLVRLLDSCSLGMKEKTVAVISRISMVESSKHVLIAEGLSLLNHLLRVLESGSGFAKEKACVALQALSLSKENARAIGCRGGISSLLEICQGGSPGSQAFAAGVLRNLASFVETKENFGVVLLKNLTLCPIVREVVISEGFIPRLVPVLSCGVLGVRIAAAEAVSSLGFSSKSRKEIGESGCIGPLIDMLDGKAIEEKEAASKALSTLLVCTNNRKNFKKSGKGIVSLVQLLDPKIKKLDQRYTISALELLVTSKKCRKQVVAAGACLHLQKLVEMDVEGAKKLAENLARSKIWGVFTRP, from the exons ATGACGGTACCTAACTCCGACGAAGGTGACCGGAGTTTAACGGAAGTTATCACCTCTCTCCTCGACTCAATCCCTAAGCTTATTAGCTTCAAGTGCAAATGGTCTTCAATTCGCGCCAAACTCGCCGATCTCAAAACTCAGCTCTCCGATTTCTCCGATTTCGCCGGCTCTTCTTCCAACAAGCTCGTTCAAGATCTTCTGGTTTCGGTTCGCGAGACGCTAAGCGACGCTGTTTCTATCGCGGCGAGGTGCGAAGGACCAGATTTGGCTGAAGGTAAGCTCAAGACGCAGAGTGAGGTTGACTCGGTCATGGCGAGACTCGATCGACATGTAAAAGATGCTGAGGTTCTGATTAAGAGCGGACTGCTTCAGGATAACggagtcgtcgtcgtcgtctcggGGTTTTCGATTTCGTCGAAGAAGGAAGCTGTTCGATTAGAAGCGAGGAATCTAGTTATTCGATTACAGATCGGTGGAGTTGAATCGAAGAACTCAGCGATTGATTCGTTGCTTGAGTTGCTTCACGAAGATGACAAGAACGTGATGATCTGTGTAGCTCAAGGAGTTGTTCCTGTTTTGGTTAGGTTACTTGATTCGTGTTCTTTAGGGATGAAGGAGAAGACTGTAGCTGTAATTTCTAGAATCTCTATGGTTGAGAGTAGTAAACATGTGTTAATAGCTGAAGGCTTGTCTCTATTGAATCATCTCCTTCGTGTTCTGGAATCAGGAAGTGGTTTTGCTAAAGAGAAAGCTTGTGTTGCTTTACAAGCTTTGAGTTTGTCTAAGGAGAACGCTAGAGCGATTGGTTGTAGAGGTGGGATCTCGTCTCTGTTGGAGATATGTCAAGGTGGGAGTCCTGGCTCTCAGGCTTTTGCTGCTGGTGTGTTGAGGAATCTAGCTTCGTTTGTAGAGACCAAAGAGAATTTC GGAGTTGTGCTTTTAAAGAATTTAACTTTGTGTCCTATTGTGAGAGAAGTTGTTATCTCTGAAGGGTTTATCCCTCGTTTGGTTCCAGTGTTGAGTTGTGGGGTTCTCGGTGTGAGAATCGCAGCTGCTGAGGCTGTTTCTTCGCTAGGTTTTAGCTCAAAAAGCCGAAAAGAAATAGGTGAAAGCGGATGCATTGGTCCACTGATTGATATGTTAGATGGTAAAGCcattgaagagaaagaagcagcTTCCAAAGCTCTATCAACTTTATTGGTGTGCACGAACAACAGAAAGAATTTTAAGAAGAGTGGGAAGGGTATAGTCAGTCTTGTTCAGCTTTTGGACCCCAAGATTAAGAAATTGGATCAGCGATACACAATCTCTGCTTTGGAACTGCTTGTAACTTCTAAGAAATGCAGGAAACAAGTTGTTGCTGCTGGTGCTTGCTTGCATTTACAAAAGCTTGTGGAGATGGATGTTGAAGGAGCTAAGAAATTGGCGGAGAATCTTGCCCGGAGTAAGATTTGGGGCGTCTTTACAAGGCCATAG